Genomic DNA from Lagenorhynchus albirostris chromosome 20, mLagAlb1.1, whole genome shotgun sequence:
ACCTGGGTTAGCCTGGGAGGcgggggggagaggaagagaagggcaaAAGCTGACTCCACAAGTGAAAAGGCTTGACTTAACGACAGGCATGTGTGCCAATCCGCCGACGAGTGAGAGCAGCGTGGAGACCGCCAGCCAAAGCTGAACCGCAAAACTTCTGGTTCTTGTCCCAAGAGGTAGGAGGACCTCCCCCAAACAGGCCAAGAAAGTCTGCTCTTCAAGTGCCAACGGTAAGGACAGGCTCTTGAACCTGAGGATAGACAACCCGCCTATGCATCTCTCCCCCCAACTCCCAGCAAAGAAAATCCCACCTCTGAGTTCTTTACCAAGATCGCACTTGCCGTTCCAAGTGAGAACCCCTCGGGCTGGGAGCAGTCACTAAGCCTTCAGGTTGACTCAAAGTCACGCGGCTGGTTCAAGAGGCTTAGACTCAGATATCCCGGCCCCCAGGCTCTCTCCTGGAACCCGCGAGGCCTGCCTGtggctcccccttccttcccagcaGGCCCCTCCGTGAAGACACAAGCGGCCTCCCAGCTGCCCGCCGCCCTCTCACCCCGGAAGCCTCAGGACAACACTCCGCACGCCCAGCAGCAAGCCCGACCACCCTCGCACAGCCGTCACCGCGGAGGCAGCCATCTTGGCTGGCCACGAGGACCCTAGAGAGGCTGCCCTCGGCGTGCCTGAGCGAGTGACGGAAGACGGGGAAGAGGCTCTAAAGGGTCCTAACGCTGTGCATCACCCTATTAATCTGAGCCTTAAGAGCCTCTCACTCCGAGGTCTAAAGCGAAGAGTCAAAAGGAAACATTCGCTCTCCCATTATCCGTCGCAGCCTGGCGCCATCCTCGGTGGCGGCGCTCGGTAATCTCAGGCCCCTGTGCAGGCCCCGCCCCggcttttctctttcagattctcgCGAGGTTTGAGGCCGCTGGGCCGGCCCTGGCGGCTGCAATATGGCGGAGGCGGAAGGGGAGAGTCTGGAGTCCTGGCTCAGTGAGTAGTCGTGGCGGGTTCTGTTTGCTCTCGAGCCGCGGAGCCGCACCGCCCCACCCGCACCTCTCCGCCGCGTCCCCGGGCCCCGCGGTGGCGCCGCCAGGCAGCCCGCGCCTGGCCTCGCCCGCGCCGCGAGCGTCCCGCGATCACGCCCCTTCCCCAGCAGGACGTCCCGGCCCCTGCTCCCCGTGCTACTGCGCCTTCTCCCGCTCCCGCGAGCAGCGGCGTGAGCTCGGGTCCTGTCCCGTCCCCGCGGGCTCCGGGAAAGCGACAGCCAAGTGCTTCGGGCTGGCATGCATCGGCGCTTGGGGGAGACTGTAGTGGGGCCGCGCGCGGCTGATTCCGGGCCCCCTGCGCCTCCCTGACGAAGGGAAAAGCTCCGGATTTGGGCTGAAACTCCGGGAGCGGTGGGTGTCGCTGAGCATACACACATAGCTTCAGAATTGTGACCATGTATTCGGGAAGTGACCGCTTCGGGCCGGCTGAATGTTTGAAGTGAGAGTAATCCAAAGTGAGACAGAACAGAGCTCTACCTTCTTCCTGCGGTGACCAAAGCGTGGTGAAAGCTATGTTGAGGGGGTGGGGGCGgctgcttccctcccccaccaccgcACGTCTTCGCGAGTCATTCGCTGGTAACCTACTCAGAGCAAAGCTGAGGGGCACAGCATTGATGGTGTAGTTATAGCGGCTTATTGCTATGACTGCTAATTCATACTGCTCTTAAGGAGATACGGGTTAACCTTAGCAGGTAGTATTTGGTTGAAGCGTTAATACGTTGATTTAACTATGGACTAGAGGAGACCCCTAGAGGCCTCTTTAAGTGAAGACAAATTGGACAGGGTGATAAGACGGGCAAGATGCCTAGATACTGCCTTGTGCAGTATCTGTTATTTACTAGAGCCTGCAGGCTCTTGGAGGTGATGCGTGTTTCCTCCAATTGCCTGACTTTTCTTAATAAGAAACCTGTTCAGGTGGTTGAACTTAAGTTACGTTTGCAAAACCTGCAGTTGCAGGCAGGTCACAAAGCCTTCTGTATATATGGAACTGTCCTCCAAGGAGCTCAGTGCTCCAAAGAcgttcatttaattcatttatcaaGTATCCCAGCAAAGTAGGTACTTCTGTCACAATTTCACAAAAAGAGGGCACCGTCTCATCAATTCACTTGCCCAGAGCCACCCAACTGGATATAATCACACTGGAATTGGTTCCATTCATAGATATTAATGGGGACATTGGAGTAATTTAAATGATCTAAGCTGAGTTTAATAGGCTAGGTTTAGCGTTAGTTTGAAAGAGCAGACTGACCTGTTTCTGAGAGAGAGTGGAGATGGTGATGGGGGACAGGGATGGTATCTGTAGAGACTAGAGCTGAGACTGGCCTTTGACCCCTTCCTGTAACTTAGAGTGACACTTGGGGCAGTGGTAAGATTTCTTCCATTCTTACCCTCTGTCCACCTTCCTGGTTCTTATGACTTAATGGTGTGAACTGTACCAATTGAACAAACCAGTGCTTGGAGTTCAGCACCATCTTAGTCTATGTCCTTGTCGCTCCGTGGtttgctggaatttttttttttaagatttattattttatttttggctgtgttgggtcttagttgtggcacgcgggctctagttgagacgcgtgagctcagtagttgtggcgtgtggggttggttgccccgcggcatatgggatcttagttccttgaccagcaATCTAAACTGCGTCCCCTgtattgtaaggcagattctttaccactggaccaccaggaaagtcccagtttGCTGGAATTATTACAGAAGCCTCTGCTGGGCCCACTGTCTcaggcctctcccctccccatatcaGTCCATTCTTCATTCTGCTCCCAGAGAGCACTTCTGTTTAGTTAAGTCATTCTGCTGCTTCCTCTTTGTGGCTTCCTGATATTCTTCCTTACTTTGGTCAGTTGGATGTTCTTGTCCCACCAACACACATTCCTCTCCTTATCTGAAAGCCCTGTTCCCCTTTGCTCCACTACATGCTGTAAAATGCACCCCAGAATCTCCTTCCCCGTAAACCACCTCTTGATCTCAGCCTTCTCCAAAGTCCTGCGTTACAGCAGCTGATCAGCGTCTAGTGACTACCTGCTATGTGTGTGAGGTGTGATGAAAATTAAGAAGTTCAAACAATCTTTGCCTTCAGTTTGAAGAAAGTGATGCTGGAGTGGATACagcatttttaagtaaaaagataaaagcaagagCCATAAATGCTAAAATTCAGACAGTTTCTCTGGGAAATTGGGAATAAGTGGAATGGAAGATGGTTCTCCCAGTGGGGAGATTGCAGTCGAGCTAGGCCCTAAGGAATGGGAAAATTGGCAAAGAAAACACCAGACAGTGATGTGGAGGGAGCAGACCACGTCTGGGGTATGCAGTAACAGCTGTTTGGCTGGTTCAAGCAGGGGGTTCCTGTGGGAGTGTGGTGGGAGAGAAAGCTGGGAAGTTAGAAGTTAGAACCAGATTCCGGACCAGCTTGAATTCCAGCCCAAGAAGTTTACGTGTCTACAGTTAGGAGGTCCCCATTCCAACTGTACCTGGTAAAATTAGTGTTTTGTGAAGGTTCATGTTGGTGTTTTTGCAAAGGATGGGTtggagcagaagttctggaagCAGGTGAGAAGTAAGGAGGTTGGGGaaggaataagaaaagaagaagtgagAGTTCTAAAAAGAcattgaggggacttccctggcggtccagtggttaggacttggtactctcactgctgagggcccgggttcgatccctggtgagagAACTAttgtaagatcccacaagctgtgtgacatgcgccccccacccccagaaaaaaATCGAGAAGGAAGGGATTGTGACTGACTGATGAAAAtgggtgaggagagggaaggagtgtTCAAACCTgggtgcctgggggtggggcaaaAGGAGCTTTTGAATGGTGGCAGCATTTATAGAAACAGGGAAGTCAGGAAGTAGAAGTGATGGGTTTGTTTTTAGACTCGTTTCTGCACCAAATTAGCACCTAAAATTACACCCTGTCTTGTTTTTTGCTCTGGTGATTTCTCATGTGTTGCACCAGAAGAGCGTGACGTCCTCAAGGGTAGGATCCGAATCTTGTACTTTTACTGTAGTCCCTCCAGGGCCTACCACGCTGTGTActtagttttctatggctgcttaacaaagacctggtGATTGACTAAGTCTCCCTCGATTCCAGACCACAGCACTGCCGGCTGACTCTTGACTCCCTTTCCATCTGTGTCCTTGCCTCTGCTTATTTCTACGTCATTTGCTACATAGAACTTGTCATCACTGGACTATCTGAGCCGTGTTGGGAAGGCGTAGCCAATGCTGCTGTTTCCATCCCTACTTGACCAACGGTCCACGACAGTCAAGGCTAGAGATGGAACTAAGTTGAAAATGAGAGCAGGAAACATAGAGGCAAAGACACAGACTAGAATAAGGCTTTCAGCGGAGCCTCAAAAATAGAAACCTTGAATCAGAGTAGAGCCCAGAGGGGCAGTTCTAGAAGGCAGGACCTGAGAGGAGGCTCTGGTGTCAGCTCCGTGCCAGGTGAAGGAGAGTGTTGAGGGGGTGACAGTTGTGAGTCTGCTGGCGAGGCAGTGGGCAGATGGCGCGATTGAGTCGCCCAGAATCATCCCCAGAGGTTCTTCCGGTTCCCGTGGGTGACTGAGGTCTGCTGTCTGAGCTGGCTGGAGAGTCAGAggatatactcagaagtgggaccAACCATGGCTGAAACCAGGGCTTTTTGTGCTCATGTGTAGGCAGAGAGCTCCCTGCGGGTTTGCAGTAAAAAGATCTGtcaaggggaaagggagtgggatTCTAGAGATGTTGAACATAAGTGAAAAGTAAGTGGGAGCATTCTTGGGAGGAGAAATGCTACAGGAGTTACAGGCAGCCCCGGGCAGAGTACACTGTTTGGTGAATGCCcgtgtgtggggaggggctgtCCACATTGTACACTGTATCTGTAAGATGCTTTTCTAGTTGCAAACAGTGGAAGCGACTGGGCTTCTTTTTCTTATATCACGAGGCATGCGACTGTCCCCAAAATGATGAGAGTGACAGGTGTAGGTATGGCTCCTCAGACCACCTTTTAGTATCCTACAGCCTCTTAACGTCATGAGAACTTTTAAGCATCTCAAATGATAGGGATTAGTAACAAAGCCATGCCGATACCTGAGAAAATTTCAGACACCTGGTGGGAGAGACTCAGGGCTTTTCTGGAGGGTAACAGCTAGTAGGTCACTGTGGCAATAAATGGCCACTCTTGATAGAATTAACCTCCCTTCCCTTCAAGCGTGACATTTTGAAGGGCCTGCTAATTCTCTTCTCAGGATTGAGGACTGACATCTCGTTTTTCCTCCAAATATGATCCTAAACCATCAGAATTTTCTTGCAACCAGAGCAGAAATGCTGCCACGCACGCGCAGCGCTGGGCGCTGCAGGTGTTCCCTCTGCTGCCAGCTGGCGTCTGCTGATTCTTGTGACTCCTATTGGAGGGGTAGGGGGTGGCTAGGAGTCCCTGTTAGGATTTGGTCGTGGAGCTAGTGACTTTTAATGttaggggaaaaggaagttaagaaaacaGTCACGAAGAATCAGAATTTAGGAACATCTAACAACACCCCTTGTTGGGAAGGGCTTTTTACAGGCTCTCACTCTGCTTTTGGCCCCTGTGGAAATCTGCAGGAGGAGGCTGGTACTTAAAAAAGGATCCACGCCTTCAGTCTTCCTTTTGTCTTCCGAACCTGAAGCCCTAAATTTAGCAAACAGCTTGAGAGTGCTTTCTAGAAGAGGCCAACTCCAAGATCTGAATCAGAGATGGGAACACATTTAACCACCCTCAGCTGGGGCCATCCTCTATaagcacaggttctggggataaCAGAGAAGAGAGGACCCACACCAAGTATTAGGAGACTTGGCATTTAGCTCTTGGAATTTAAACCCTCAGTGACCCTCTGAGAACTCTTCAACGCTTGTCTTTGTCCTTGATCATGGAAGACCCTTTAAACTTaagggtggggacttccctggtggcgcagtggttaagaatccgcctgccaatgcaggggacaagggttcgagccctggtccgggaagatcccacatgccacggagcagctaagcctgtgcgccacaactactgagcctgtgctctagagctctcatgccacaactactgaagcccgcacacctagagcccgtgctccgcaacaagagaagccaccgcagtgagaagcccgtgcaccgcaacgaagagtagcccccgctcgccgcaactagagaaagcccacgcgcagcaacgaagacccaacgcagccaaaaataaataaacaaataataataaacttaagGGTgctgggacttccgtggtggtccagtggtcggGGGAattaaggtcccacatgctgcatagtgcagccaaaaacaaaaaccaaacaacaaaacaaaacttaagggTGCAGATTACTCAAGCTCAGGTTCTGTTTCTGCAACCCCAGGGACAGATAGCACAGTGATTGGTGCTCAGAGGGGTTCAGTAAATGTTGCTAGCTTGCCTTAAAATGAGAGGCTTaggatttgttttctctttcgtTTGTGACTTTCAAAATATTGGACAGAAAGTGGTATTTGTATTTGACTTGCTTTCTGACTGAACTATTGAGTCTTTTCTCCTAGAGAAGAAATTTCTTCACATCAGTGCCTAAAAAGCGTGAGGAAAACCTTCCATACTGTCCTCCTTACTCTTTATAACAACGGTACTCTTCCTTGTTCTGTCCCAAGATAAAGCCACAAATCCTTCCAACCGCCAGGAGGACTGGGAATACATAATTGGCTTTTGTGATCAGATCAACAAAGAGCTTGAAGGGTGAGTCTCAAAGCTGTTAGGGGGCAGGTAAGAGGTAGTTGACTGGAAAAGTAAAAAACTGTGGCCAAGGAGGGCTAGCCAGATGGCCTCGGGTCAGTGTCCTGAAAGTGTGGTCTGCTTGTCTCCCAGGCCACAGATCGCCGTCCGACTGCTGGCCCATAAGATCCAGTCTCCGCAGGAATGGGAGGCAGTCCAGGCCCTGACGGTAGGTTCTTCGTGCTGACGGAGGATCTTCATGAGCCCAGGCCTTTCCCCGTGAGCCCGCTGGGATCTCTCGGGGGGTCAGGGCTCACACCCTCAGCCAGCTGAACACCCTCGATACAAACTAGACATACCTGGACCTTGCTCAGTCAGCTGTGCTACAAGTGTGTGtgcccctgtgccaggcactgagcttcACGGATGGCTGAAGCGTGGCCACAAGGTCTAGTGGGAAAAGCAGAGTGGCTGAGGGAGGGAACGAGGGGCAGGGGCCCTGGGCTGtgggtgaggctcagagagggcttcTTGAAGAGAGGCTGACAGAGCTGTCTTGCCAGGTAAGAGTTGGCCAAGTGTGATTCATCCTGTAGCTGAAAATAATGCCGGTTACTAGTGAAGGCATCACACCAACAGGCAGATCCTAGCGTTTATTCAGACTAAGGGGGGTCAGGACGTGGAGCCGTGTGCGGCATGCGGGCGCCTCCCAGGCTCTCCCCTAagccagggggcccaggttctctCCTGACTTGGTTCAGCTCCTGGAAAACCGGGAGAGGGGGACACGGTCGTGGAAAAGGCACTTAGCCCACGCACATGGCTCTGCTGTGTCCTCCGGAGAGCAATGGCCTTAGAACAGTGGTTCTTGACTGGGGGCAGTTTTGTCCCCCAGGGTACAttgggcaatgtctggagacacttttggttgtcacaggtcaggaggtgctactggcatctagtgggtagaggccaggggtgctgctgaGGACAGGCTTCTACAACAAGTGactggcccaaaatgtcagcaGTGGTGCAGTTGAAAAACCCCGCTTTACAAGGACAGAAGCCAGGGAAGGGGGCAGCACTGGGGTGGTCTGCTCCTTGGAGGAAAACTCAAGGCAGGTCCTATGGGCCCCAGAAGGAAAATAGatgggggccgggggaggggaagTAGTGTACCATctacaatgaagaaaacagaatttaacagaattctctcccacctccccaaaaCGTTTATCAGCTTATGGAAAGAACCCTGGACCCTGAGAGAGGCGTGTGCTCTCTGGGTCTccgtctcctcacctgtaaaacacaAGGGCAGAATCTGCAGGCAGGCACCTTCCAGGACTGACACTCGATCTGTCTTGGTATCTGGGTCTCAGGGTTTTTTACTTTAGTTCCTGTTGAGCTTCCCCAGGAGAGGTTTACAGTTTGAGGGGCTCTTTCGTCAGTAATCCTGGTGCGCTGATGTCCCCTGGGGCAGTGCACGCCTCTTTTCCTGGTTAGCTCCTTCCCTGGGTGAGTATTTATTCAGCGCTCCCTCTGTGTGGGGTCTGGCCGAGTGCCAGGTCCCAGGCCTGAGCGCCGCGCCTTTGTGTGGTCCAGGTGCTGGAGGCCTGCATGAAGAACTGTGGGAGGAGATTTCATAACGAAGTGGGAAAGTTCCGGTTTTTGAATGAGTTGATCAAAGTCGTCTCTCCAAAGGTAAGTCAGTGGCAGTTTCCTCGTTTCTAGGAACTTCTTTCGTACCCCGCCCCATCTTACTGCCTTTCACTGCACAGACCAGCATCTCCATGGATCTGAGATTCCCTGGGTCCTGTCCTCAGAGAGCTAGGCTCTGACAGTAGCAGGATGTCCAGACAGGGCTCCCAGTCTAAACGTGACAGGTGGTGTGGCAGCAGCCGTGCGCATGTCAGGGGAGGGCCTGTGTAGCGTTGGACCCTGGGCTTCTAGTGACAGAGTCACTCTTCCTCGCCTGCCTCACGTGGACACGAGCAGCTGGCCTCCCTCATCACCGGGCTTCCATCGCACACTAGTGTTGCCTAAGCTCTGGGCACCCACTTACGGCAGAGGGAACAATTCTTCATAGCAAAGAGGTTCTCATTAACTCCTCTGAGGGAAAGTGCAGTTCTGTTTCTGGCAGACTGTGTGTGGAAACGCCGTGAGGAGCTCCCAGCCCCCGGCCTGACTACCGTCTATACGCCGGATGGATACGGCCGTGTGCGGGCCGTGTGCAGGCCgtctcctgccctcccctcccagtACTGTCGCACTCACGCCTCACACCTGCGGGTTTGGAGGAAGCTTGAGGACTGTACCCAACTAGCAACCATTACACTGCCGTGAAGAGAGCgctccctctgtctctgcctccaGACTGCGCTAagttttcccatttccttttgCCTCTTAGTACCTGGGGGACAGGGTGTCTGAGAAAGTGAAGACCAAGGTTATTGAGCTGCTTTATAGCTGGACGTTGGCGCTGCCGGAAGAATCCAAGATCAAGGATGCCTACCACATGTTGAAGAGACAGGGTATGCGCCTGCCTTCCCTCAGCCTCAAAGCAGCCCTGAAGGCTGGCCAAGGCCAGGAAGAATGAGGGGTGTCCGCCTAAGACAGCGGGAGGGGCTGGGCTGTGAGGGAATGAGGGGGCTGCGGCCCGCAGGCCTGGTCCCAGGGAGCGCCCCCTTGCTGCATGAGGAGGGGAAAGAGCGCGGCCCAGCCTGCGCGAACGCTGCCCCGTCCCATTTCAGGCATTGTGCAGTCGGACCCGCTGATCCCTATGGACAGGACACTGATCCCCTCTCCGCCACCTCGTCCCAAAAACCCTGTTTTTGATGATGAGGAGAAGTCCAAGGTAAAGTGCATTCCAGCCTGCAGCGTCCTCAGATGAGGTGTGGGCTTGCTCAGTGCTGTGGGGAGCTCCGGTCCTGTGTTCTCCCCAGGTGGGGAGTTGCCTGTTCCTCTACCTCTGATACCCTCCTCTTCCAGCTTTTAGCCAAGTTGTTGAAAAGCAAAAACCCAGATGACCTGCAGGAGGCCAACAAGCTCATCAAGTCCATGGTGAAGGAAGTGAGTGGGTCCCGAGCCTTGGGGTGGAGGATCCCGTGGCCACAGAGCAGAGGTCCCTTCCCCTGGTGCTGCGCCTGTCGTTTGCCCTGTCCCCAGCCCTCACCTGGAAGGAGGAGCATGGGAGCTTCTGGGGGAGAATGGGATAGAGGAGCACGAGTAGCTGGGGCCAAGTTTGGGGGTAGGGAGGACtgttgctttaaaagaaaaactgtagaTTGGGTCTGAGGCCAGTGGTTCCCAAGAATCATGCATtgagggcagaaatagagacacagacgtagagaacaaacgtatggacaccaagggggaaaagtggccCGGGGggggggtgaaaaaaaaaagaatcatgcacTGAAACGAGCTTCCGTGGGACTGGCCTCTGCTCTCGTGTTCTCTGGGAAGGTGTGAGCCTTGCCTGTCGGGATTCTGGGGGGCAGTGGGACGGGTCCAGTTGAGCTCTTTCTCCTGGATCCTCTGATGCAGGATGAGGCGCGGATCCAGAAGGTGACCAAGCGTCTGCACACTTTAGAGGAGGTTAATAACAACGTCAAGCTGCTCGGCGAGATGCTGCTTCATTACAGCAAAGAGGATTCTTCAGAGGCAGATAAAGAGCTCATGAAGGTAGGCCCCGCTCTGGGAGGGCCAGGCTCCGGGGAAGGGAGCCAGCCTTCGCCGAGTCCCAGCCCTAAGACGCTGCTACACACCTGGTGTTCCCTCACCTCTTAACCGGCACAGCAGCCAGGTAGAGGGGAGTGCGTCCCCATTTTGCACACGAGCCATGGCTGACTTGCGCAAGGTGCGCGCGCTCCACGGACCCCTACATCTACGCGACTCTGCAGACCTGCTCCGGGGCGCGCCTTTGCTCCACCTTGCTTTCTGCCTCGGGGACATCTGGGCAGAGAGGCCAGCCCTGTGCCCCTGATGCTCACCTCAGCCCTCGGTCACATAGATACTCTGAATTCTGAGACATGTGCCAgcctgggaggcaggaagggacATACTGTCCTGGTGACTTCTCCGCCTGAACAGGCGTCTTGGGTGACCCAGAGTGGTGGAGGCAGGTGGCAAGATGTGTGCTCCGAGCCCAGCTCTGCCGGTAACTGACCGTGGTACCAGGGGAGCCCGCGGCTGGGCGTGAACGCTGAGTTAGATGCTCTCCAAGAACCCTGCCAGCTCCAGTTTTTCTGCCTGGGTCTCTTCTAGGAGCTGTTTGATCGGTGTGAGAGCAAGAGGCGGACGTTATTCAAACTAGCCAGCGAGACAGAGGACAACGACAGCAGTTTAGGTGAGTGAAGAGGGATTGACAAAGATGAGCTGGGAGTCGGGATGTGTGAGGTGGGACACCGTCACGGCCAGGAGTAAGAAGTCTCTCTCCATTCTAGGGGACATCCTGCAGGCCAGTGACAACCTCTCCCGGGTCATCAACTCTTATAAAACAGTCGTTGAAGGGCAGGTCATCAATGGTGAGGTGGTCACCTCAGCCATTGCTGACTCTGAAGGTAAAGTGTTCTGGTTCCCCACTCCCGACCCCTCTGGACCAGCCCCGGTCCCCACCACCAGGCCACGGTGCAGGTTGACCAGTGTGTCATCCCACAGGGCCCGAGGGGCTTCTCAGCCACTCCAAGCGGTCCCCCTTGGAGGTCTGTACAGGGTCTCCCCTGCTTGCCTTCTCCGCTGGCTTTTCAGCCTTCACCTGGCACAGGTGCTCTGGGATTAGGCCAGAGGCTGTCAGGGTCCCCCTCCCTCTGTGCAGCCACTCGTGTGGCCCCTGATTATTCCTGTCCCCTTCCCTTCGTCCATCCAGGAAACCACCGTTCCAGTAACCAAGGCACTCTCATTGACCTTGCCGAGCTGGATGCGCCGAGCAGCTTGTCCCCAGTGCTGGCCCCCGTACCCCGCCCCTCGGGCATCCCtatcctccctccacccccccaggCCTTGGGACCCGGGCGCAGCCACTCGTCCAGCCAGGCTGAGGCCCCGCCGGGACCCAGCAGCACAGGCCACACCCTCAGCCTGCTGGATGAGGAGCTGCTCTGCTTGGGTGCGTCCTGGGGGCTGGAAAGGGCTTCTGGTGGGGCTGGTAGGGAAGCTAGGCACGTGGGAGCGGGAGGTCTGAGGGGCCCGTGTGCTTAGCGAGGGTGGCGGAGGAGGCTTCCGCTGTAGGCAGAGAGCCAAGTGCAGTGTCCCTCAGGGGGAGCAGAACGGACCCAGTGTCTCgctctgctctcctctccccGGGAGGTGCCCCCTCAACGTAAGGACTGAAGCGGATCCGCTCCCCTCTGGAGGCTGCCTGGGGGACACCTCTCCACCCTGTCACCCACGGATGCCCCGCTGGTCACGTGACCCTACCTCGGTTGAGGTGGGGCTGGGACTGCCCAAGCCCAGAGCCTCTTCTCACCGCAGTCGTCTTCTCTGTTCTCAGGTCTCACCGACCCAGCCCCCTGTGCTCCTCCCAGAGAGTCAGCTGGAAACAGCCAGTGGCCCCTGTTCCAGGTAGGGGCACAGGTGACATGACTGCAGGGCTGACAGCCTTCACTTCCTactgtcctccccctccccactagtCCTCAGCTGCAGTTGTCTGCTGTCTTGACCCCTTAGGGCACCACGCCGGATACGGCGCTTTCCCTGCCCTGTCCTTGGAGGACAGGGGCTGCTCGTCCAGAAGGGCTGCAGTAGGGCCCCCAGtaaaggggtggggggtggagagcCCAGATCCCCCGCTGCTCGCAGGGCCCTTCGCGCCCTCTGCTCACTCACGCTTTCCGTTCCCCACAGAACGAACAGTCGAACCTGGACTTCTTCAGCCCCAAACCTGGAACTGGTGCCTGTAGCCTCTCAGATGGGCCTCTCCTGCAGCCCTCAGCAGCCCCCGCAGGCAACTCCCAGGCCCCCGTGGTCCCAGCCAGCGTTCCAGCCCCCCCGGCCGGCTCCTTCTCATTTTCCACCGGCCTGGCCCCAGCTTCGGCCCCCAAGGCTGAGCCTGCGGCCCCTGGGCACCATGGTTCAGCTTTGGGCGACAGCACCGTGCGCCAGCTGGACGCCCTTGATCAGCTTCTAGAAGAGGCCAAAGCGTAATGAGTGGGagaggggctggtggggagggcaggcccGGGCGTGGCAGAGCTAGAGGCAGCTCCAGAGGGGTCATGAGTGTTCCCTCTCAGTCTGGAATCTGGAAGCTAGGGAGGGGAAGAACCGGCTCTAGCCTGGCGGCCTTAGTGAGGGGCAGCCCAGCAGCTCTGCCTGGTCTCTGACGTGCCCtgttctccctcctgcctcccaggacCTCAGGCCTGGTGAAACCCGTCTCCTCTGGCTTCTTCGCTGGCGCTGCCACCTCCCCTCTGCTGCCCACCAGCACCTCAGCTAgacctctcctccccttctccacgGCGCCCGGCAGCCCTCTCTTCCAGCCACCTGCCTTCCAGTCCCAG
This window encodes:
- the GGA3 gene encoding ADP-ribosylation factor-binding protein GGA3 isoform X7, translating into MKNCGRRFHNEVGKFRFLNELIKVVSPKYLGDRVSEKVKTKVIELLYSWTLALPEESKIKDAYHMLKRQGIVQSDPLIPMDRTLIPSPPPRPKNPVFDDEEKSKLLAKLLKSKNPDDLQEANKLIKSMVKEDEARIQKVTKRLHTLEEVNNNVKLLGEMLLHYSKEDSSEADKELMKELFDRCESKRRTLFKLASETEDNDSSLGDILQASDNLSRVINSYKTVVEGQVINGEVVTSAIADSEGNHRSSNQGTLIDLAELDAPSSLSPVLAPVPRPSGIPILPPPPQALGPGRSHSSSQAEAPPGPSSTGHTLSLLDEELLCLGLTDPAPCAPPRESAGNSQWPLFQNEQSNLDFFSPKPGTGACSLSDGPLLQPSAAPAGNSQAPVVPASVPAPPAGSFSFSTGLAPASAPKAEPAAPGHHGSALGDSTVRQLDALDQLLEEAKATSGLVKPVSSGFFAGAATSPLLPTSTSARPLLPFSTAPGSPLFQPPAFQSQGSPVQGPELSLTSVHVPLESIKPSSALPVTAYDKNGFRILFHFAKECPPGRPDVLVVVVSMLNTAPLPIKSIVLQAAVPKSMKVKLQPPSGTELSPFSPIQPPAAITQVMLLANPLKWLSEDEVVGAGPVPQHRQGPTGITEESVSHAAPLPQEKARLRYRLTFALGEQLSTEVGEVDQFPPVEQWGSL